In Suricata suricatta isolate VVHF042 chromosome 14, meerkat_22Aug2017_6uvM2_HiC, whole genome shotgun sequence, one DNA window encodes the following:
- the SYT4 gene encoding synaptotagmin-4 isoform X2 — translation MAPITTSREEFDEIPTVVGIFSAFGLVFTVSLFAWICCQRKSSKSNKTPPYKFVHVLKGVDIYPENLNSKKKFGADDKNEVKNKPAVPKNSLHLDLEKRDLNGNFPKTNLKASSPSDLENVTPKLFSEGEKEAVSPDSVKSSTSLTSEEKQEKLGTLFFSLEYNFEKKAFVVNIKEARGLPAMDEQSMTSDPYIKMTILPEKKHKVKTRVLRKTLDPAFDETFTFYGILYTQIQELALHFTILSFDRFSRDDIIGEVLIPLAGIELSDGKMLMNREIIKRNVRSSGRGELLISLCYQSTTNTLTVVVLKARHLPKSDVSGLSDPYVKVNLYHAKKRISKKKTHVKKCTPNAVFNELFVFDIPCEGLEEISVEFLVLDSERGSRNEVIGRLVLGAAAEGTGGEHWKEICDYPRRQIAKWHMLCDG, via the exons ATGGCTCCGATCACTACCAGCCGGGAAGAATTTG ATGAAATCCCCACAGTGGTGGGGATCTTCAGTGCATTTGGCCTGGTGTTCACAGTCTCTCTATTTGCATGGATCTGCTGTCAGAGAAAATCATCCAAGTCTAACAAGACTCCTCCATATAAATTTGTGCATGTACTAAAAGGAGTTGATATTTATCCTGAAAACCTAAATAGCAAGAAGAAGTTTGGAGCAGATGACAAAAATGAAGTAAAGAATAAGCCAGCTGTGCCAAAGAATTCATTACATCTCGACCTTGAGAAGAGAGATCTCAATGGCAATTTTCCCAAAACAAACCTCAAAGCTAGTAGCCCTTCTGATCTGGAGAATGTGACCCCAAAGCTCTTttcagaaggggagaaagaagctGTTTCCCCTGATAGCGTAAAGTCCAGCACTTCCCTTACTTCCGAAGAGAAACAGGAGAAGCTGGGAACCCTCTTCTTCTCCTTAGAGTACAACTTTGAGAAAAAAGCATTTGTGGTAAACATCAAGGAAGCCCGTGGCTTGCCAGCCATGGATGAGCAGTCGATGACCTCTGACCCGTATATCAAAATGACGATCCTCCCAGAGAAGAAACATAAAGTGAAAACCAGAGTTCTGAGAAAGACTTTGGACCCAGCTTTTGATGAGACCTTTACATTCTATGGAATCCTCTATACTCAGATCCAAGAGTTGGCCTTGCACTTCACAATCTTGAGTTTTGACAGGTTTTCAAGAGATGATATCATTGGAGAAGTCCTCATTCCTCTTGCAGGAATTGAATTATCTGATGGAAAAATGTTAATGAACAGAGAGATTATCAAGAGAAACGTTAgg TCTTCAGGACGGGGTGAGTTGCTGATCTCTCTCTGCTATCAGTCCACTACAAATACTCTCACTGTGGTTGTTTTAAAAGCCCGACATCTGCCGAAATCTGATGTGTCTGGACTTTCAG ATCCCTACGTGAAAGTGAACCTGTACCATGCCAAAAAGAGAATCTCCAAAAAGAAGACTCATGTGAAGAAATGCACCCCCAACGCAGTGTTCAATGAACTGTTTGTCTTTGATATTCCTTGTGAGGGTCTTGAAGAGATAAGTGTTGAATTTCTGGTTTTGGATTCTGAAAGGGGATCCAGAAATGAGGTGATTGGGCGGTTGGTCCTGGGAGCAGCAGCAGAAGGAACCGGTGGAGAGCACTGGAAAGAGATCTGTGACTATCCCAGGAGACAAATTGCCAAGTGGCATATGCTCTGTGATGGGTAG
- the SYT4 gene encoding synaptotagmin-4 isoform X1: MAPITTSREEFDEIPTVVGIFSAFGLVFTVSLFAWICCQRKSSKSNKTPPYKFVHVLKGVDIYPENLNSKKKFGADDKNEVKNKPAVPKNSLHLDLEKRDLNGNFPKTNLKASSPSDLENVTPKLFSEGEKEAVSPDSVKSSTSLTSEEKQEKLGTLFFSLEYNFEKKAFVVNIKEARGLPAMDEQSMTSDPYIKMTILPEKKHKVKTRVLRKTLDPAFDETFTFYGILYTQIQELALHFTILSFDRFSRDDIIGEVLIPLAGIELSDGKMLMNREIIKRNVRKSSGRGELLISLCYQSTTNTLTVVVLKARHLPKSDVSGLSDPYVKVNLYHAKKRISKKKTHVKKCTPNAVFNELFVFDIPCEGLEEISVEFLVLDSERGSRNEVIGRLVLGAAAEGTGGEHWKEICDYPRRQIAKWHMLCDG; the protein is encoded by the exons ATGGCTCCGATCACTACCAGCCGGGAAGAATTTG ATGAAATCCCCACAGTGGTGGGGATCTTCAGTGCATTTGGCCTGGTGTTCACAGTCTCTCTATTTGCATGGATCTGCTGTCAGAGAAAATCATCCAAGTCTAACAAGACTCCTCCATATAAATTTGTGCATGTACTAAAAGGAGTTGATATTTATCCTGAAAACCTAAATAGCAAGAAGAAGTTTGGAGCAGATGACAAAAATGAAGTAAAGAATAAGCCAGCTGTGCCAAAGAATTCATTACATCTCGACCTTGAGAAGAGAGATCTCAATGGCAATTTTCCCAAAACAAACCTCAAAGCTAGTAGCCCTTCTGATCTGGAGAATGTGACCCCAAAGCTCTTttcagaaggggagaaagaagctGTTTCCCCTGATAGCGTAAAGTCCAGCACTTCCCTTACTTCCGAAGAGAAACAGGAGAAGCTGGGAACCCTCTTCTTCTCCTTAGAGTACAACTTTGAGAAAAAAGCATTTGTGGTAAACATCAAGGAAGCCCGTGGCTTGCCAGCCATGGATGAGCAGTCGATGACCTCTGACCCGTATATCAAAATGACGATCCTCCCAGAGAAGAAACATAAAGTGAAAACCAGAGTTCTGAGAAAGACTTTGGACCCAGCTTTTGATGAGACCTTTACATTCTATGGAATCCTCTATACTCAGATCCAAGAGTTGGCCTTGCACTTCACAATCTTGAGTTTTGACAGGTTTTCAAGAGATGATATCATTGGAGAAGTCCTCATTCCTCTTGCAGGAATTGAATTATCTGATGGAAAAATGTTAATGAACAGAGAGATTATCAAGAGAAACGTTAgg AAGTCTTCAGGACGGGGTGAGTTGCTGATCTCTCTCTGCTATCAGTCCACTACAAATACTCTCACTGTGGTTGTTTTAAAAGCCCGACATCTGCCGAAATCTGATGTGTCTGGACTTTCAG ATCCCTACGTGAAAGTGAACCTGTACCATGCCAAAAAGAGAATCTCCAAAAAGAAGACTCATGTGAAGAAATGCACCCCCAACGCAGTGTTCAATGAACTGTTTGTCTTTGATATTCCTTGTGAGGGTCTTGAAGAGATAAGTGTTGAATTTCTGGTTTTGGATTCTGAAAGGGGATCCAGAAATGAGGTGATTGGGCGGTTGGTCCTGGGAGCAGCAGCAGAAGGAACCGGTGGAGAGCACTGGAAAGAGATCTGTGACTATCCCAGGAGACAAATTGCCAAGTGGCATATGCTCTGTGATGGGTAG